The following proteins are co-located in the Haloarcula rubripromontorii genome:
- the sop1 gene encoding sensory rhodopsin I — MDAIAVVYGITAAGFAVGVAIVGFLYASLEGSDERPILGALALIPAVAGISYVAMAFGIGTVTIGETTLVGFRYLDWVVTTPLLVGFIGYTAGASRRAIFGVMAADALMILAGVGAVVAAGTLKWALFGVSATFHVSLFAYLYLVFPRSVPDDPQRIGLFSLLKNHVGLLWIAYPLVWLAGPEGLGFATYVGVSITYAFLDLLAKVPYVYFFYARRQVFATKLLRESGDATVTPAD; from the coding sequence ATGGACGCCATTGCAGTCGTGTACGGGATAACCGCCGCGGGCTTTGCGGTCGGTGTCGCTATCGTCGGGTTCCTCTATGCGTCGCTTGAGGGGTCAGACGAACGGCCGATTCTGGGGGCACTGGCGCTTATACCGGCAGTTGCGGGCATCTCGTACGTTGCGATGGCGTTCGGCATCGGCACCGTAACCATTGGTGAGACGACGCTTGTCGGATTCCGATATCTCGACTGGGTGGTGACGACGCCGTTGCTCGTCGGATTTATCGGGTACACTGCCGGCGCGTCGCGACGGGCTATCTTCGGGGTTATGGCGGCGGACGCCCTGATGATTCTTGCAGGCGTCGGGGCGGTCGTCGCTGCTGGAACACTGAAATGGGCGCTGTTCGGCGTCTCGGCAACGTTCCACGTCTCGCTGTTTGCCTACCTGTACCTCGTCTTCCCGCGCTCGGTTCCGGACGACCCACAGCGTATCGGCCTGTTTAGCCTCCTCAAGAACCACGTTGGGCTGTTGTGGATCGCGTATCCGCTCGTCTGGCTTGCTGGCCCCGAAGGACTTGGATTCGCGACCTACGTCGGTGTCAGCATCACCTATGCGTTCCTCGACCTGCTGGCGAAGGTCCCCTACGTGTACTTCTTTTACGCCCGGCGGCAGGTGTTCGCGACGAAACTGCTTCGGGAGTCGGGCGACGCCACAGTAACGCCGGCGGACTGA
- the cofG gene encoding 7,8-didemethyl-8-hydroxy-5-deazariboflavin synthase subunit CofG, whose product MIPGTDAYDIAIDISDDDVERLLSVMPEDVESASALSYCRNVFLPLTTACRYTCTYCTYYDPPGQAELMDRKEIRETCRRGADAGCTEALFTFGDDPDDRYTAVHDQLAAWGHDSIHEYLREACEIALEEGLLPHANPGDQTRDQMAHVADLNASMGVMLETTTEVQAHGGPRAKNPGQRLNTLRVAGELGVPFTTGILVGIGEDWHNRAESLLAIREMHERYGHIQEVIVQPVVENERWRGGSPDLATMRRVTAMARAALPDEVSVQVPPNLAPARDLTDCGIDDLGGVSPVTVDHINPEYEWPALQELTAVAEAAGVPLTERLPVYDRFVDDGWLSNPIEAAIEADDDAGERFRSILDRGETPEAP is encoded by the coding sequence GTGATACCCGGCACGGACGCGTATGATATCGCCATCGACATTTCAGACGACGACGTCGAGCGCCTGCTGTCGGTGATGCCCGAGGACGTCGAGTCGGCGTCAGCGCTGTCCTACTGCCGGAACGTGTTCCTGCCGCTGACGACCGCGTGCCGATACACCTGTACCTACTGCACGTACTACGACCCGCCGGGACAGGCGGAGTTGATGGACCGCAAGGAAATCCGGGAGACGTGTCGCCGGGGGGCCGACGCCGGCTGTACCGAGGCGCTGTTCACCTTCGGCGACGACCCGGACGACCGCTACACCGCCGTCCACGACCAACTCGCCGCATGGGGCCACGACTCCATCCACGAGTACCTCCGAGAGGCCTGTGAAATCGCGCTGGAAGAGGGGTTGCTCCCCCACGCCAACCCGGGCGATCAGACGCGCGACCAGATGGCTCACGTCGCCGACCTGAACGCCTCGATGGGCGTCATGCTGGAGACGACCACCGAGGTGCAGGCCCACGGCGGTCCACGAGCGAAAAATCCCGGCCAGCGGCTCAACACCCTCCGAGTGGCCGGCGAACTTGGCGTCCCGTTCACCACGGGCATTCTCGTCGGTATCGGCGAGGACTGGCACAACCGCGCCGAGAGCTTGCTCGCTATCCGTGAAATGCACGAGCGGTACGGTCACATTCAGGAGGTTATCGTCCAGCCTGTCGTCGAGAACGAACGATGGCGGGGCGGCTCCCCCGATCTGGCGACGATGCGCCGGGTGACAGCGATGGCCCGCGCGGCGCTGCCCGACGAAGTGTCCGTTCAGGTCCCCCCGAACCTTGCGCCCGCTCGTGACCTGACCGACTGTGGCATCGACGATCTGGGCGGCGTCTCCCCAGTGACAGTCGACCACATCAACCCAGAGTACGAGTGGCCCGCCCTGCAGGAGTTGACTGCCGTCGCCGAGGCCGCCGGTGTGCCACTGACGGAGCGGCTACCGGTCTACGACCGGTTCGTTGATGACGGCTGGCTCTCGAATCCCATCGAGGCGGCTATCGAGGCCGATGATGACGCCGGCGAACGGTTCCGGTCGATACTGGACCGGGGCGAGACTCCGGAAGCCCCCTGA
- the cofH gene encoding 7,8-didemethyl-8-hydroxy-5-deazariboflavin synthase subunit CofH, producing MPDVPETVGTPDGSTEFEHRPTTDQSFENALAKARNGTRLTVDDAVELFTTGTDRDGIDHFRKEQVLEAADRRRAEVVGDEVTFVANLNNNVTTACNTGCLFCNFKDRSEQFRSDYQEDHGGFTKTPSESREIVRDALDRGIYEVCSVSGLHPALALDDEHREILESSDRGDLNYRSPEEYETDPATYCEQLDAMNVGNVHLHSMTPEEAYHARRGTDWSYEEVFGRLKDAGLDSVPGTAAEILVDEVRDVICPGKIRTDEWLEAMEAAASVGLDMTSTMMYGHVENERHRALHLQRIRDLQDRTGAITEFVPLSFVHEETPLYERGMVDGGATVDEDELLIAVSRLFLDNIDHIQASWVKYGDTQGLKMLTCGADDFMGTILSEEITKRAGGDYGEFRSFQEYADMITAIGRTPVERSTDYEQRRVIDPDADVLGPQLGPRADGTPLLD from the coding sequence ATGCCGGACGTCCCAGAGACCGTCGGTACTCCGGACGGCTCCACCGAGTTCGAGCACCGTCCGACGACTGACCAGTCGTTCGAGAACGCGCTCGCCAAGGCGAGAAACGGGACGCGACTGACAGTCGACGACGCCGTCGAACTCTTCACCACGGGCACCGACCGGGACGGTATCGACCACTTCCGGAAAGAGCAGGTACTCGAAGCGGCCGACCGCCGCCGCGCCGAGGTCGTCGGCGACGAGGTCACCTTCGTCGCGAACCTCAACAACAACGTCACGACGGCCTGTAACACGGGCTGTCTGTTCTGTAACTTCAAGGACCGCTCCGAGCAGTTCCGCAGCGACTACCAGGAGGACCACGGGGGCTTCACGAAGACACCGAGCGAGTCCCGCGAAATCGTTCGAGACGCCCTCGACCGCGGCATCTACGAGGTCTGTTCGGTGTCGGGACTCCACCCCGCGCTCGCGCTGGATGACGAACACAGAGAGATCTTGGAGTCGAGTGACCGCGGGGATCTGAATTACCGCTCGCCAGAGGAGTACGAGACCGACCCGGCCACATACTGCGAACAGCTCGACGCGATGAACGTCGGCAACGTCCACCTCCACTCGATGACGCCCGAGGAGGCCTATCACGCCCGCCGCGGCACCGACTGGTCCTACGAGGAGGTGTTCGGCCGACTGAAAGACGCCGGTCTCGACAGCGTGCCCGGGACGGCCGCCGAGATCCTCGTCGACGAGGTTCGTGACGTTATCTGTCCGGGGAAGATACGCACCGACGAGTGGCTCGAAGCGATGGAGGCGGCCGCGTCGGTCGGTCTCGATATGACCTCGACGATGATGTACGGCCACGTCGAGAACGAACGCCACCGCGCGTTGCACCTCCAGCGCATCCGCGACCTGCAGGACCGGACCGGCGCGATTACGGAGTTCGTCCCGCTATCCTTTGTCCACGAGGAAACGCCGCTGTACGAGCGCGGCATGGTTGACGGCGGCGCGACGGTCGACGAGGACGAACTGCTGATTGCCGTCTCCAGACTGTTCCTCGACAACATCGACCACATCCAGGCCTCGTGGGTCAAATACGGCGACACGCAGGGACTGAAGATGCTCACCTGCGGTGCCGACGACTTCATGGGGACAATCCTCTCAGAAGAGATCACCAAGCGCGCCGGCGGCGACTACGGCGAGTTCCGGTCGTTTCAGGAGTACGCCGACATGATCACCGCTATCGGCCGGACGCCCGTCGAGCGCTCGACGGACTACGAGCAGCGCCGCGTCATCGACCCCGACGCCGACGTGCTCGGCCCGCAACTCGGACCACGAGCTGACGGAACGCCGTTACTCGACTGA
- a CDS encoding sodium:calcium antiporter, which produces MASSLLVEAAIIVAATVAIWKGSDWLESSSERLATYYGLPEVVQGAIIVAVGSSFPEVATVVVAALGGSMPLGVGAIVGSAIFNILIIPAAAGIATDDQLEASRTLVYKEAQFYMLAVSVLLITMALAVIYYPGEATLTGVITRPLAAIPLALYGLYVFIQYQDTADHNPERDWTADISVGREWLFLLLGLAVILVAVENLVHAVGVIGRAAGVQEFLLGVTILAAATSLPDTLVSVKAARDDRGVTSLANVLGSNTFDLLVAIPLGVLIAGTWTVDFAMAVPMFGVLTGATILLFTVLRTDLVLSELESYALLCAYAVFVAWVIVETAGWVGGVLPT; this is translated from the coding sequence ATGGCTTCCAGTCTGTTGGTCGAGGCTGCGATCATCGTCGCTGCGACGGTCGCAATCTGGAAAGGCAGCGATTGGCTCGAATCGTCGAGCGAACGGCTCGCGACGTACTACGGCCTCCCCGAAGTTGTCCAGGGTGCGATAATTGTTGCTGTCGGGTCGAGTTTCCCGGAGGTCGCGACCGTCGTCGTCGCGGCGCTTGGCGGGTCGATGCCGCTCGGCGTCGGCGCAATCGTCGGTTCAGCTATCTTCAACATTCTCATCATCCCCGCCGCCGCGGGCATTGCCACGGACGACCAACTCGAAGCGAGCCGGACGCTCGTCTACAAGGAGGCGCAGTTCTACATGCTCGCCGTCTCGGTCCTGCTGATCACGATGGCGCTTGCGGTCATCTACTACCCCGGCGAGGCCACACTCACTGGCGTCATCACACGGCCGCTGGCGGCGATTCCGCTCGCGCTCTACGGGCTGTACGTTTTCATCCAGTACCAGGATACAGCCGACCACAACCCCGAAAGGGACTGGACTGCCGACATCTCGGTCGGGCGGGAGTGGCTCTTCCTCCTGCTGGGCCTGGCTGTCATCCTCGTGGCCGTGGAGAATCTAGTCCACGCCGTCGGCGTCATTGGCCGGGCCGCCGGCGTTCAGGAGTTTCTGCTCGGCGTGACGATTCTCGCGGCGGCGACGAGCCTCCCCGACACGCTCGTCAGCGTTAAAGCCGCCCGCGACGACCGCGGGGTCACGTCGCTCGCAAACGTGCTCGGCTCGAACACCTTCGACCTGCTCGTCGCCATCCCGCTTGGCGTTCTCATTGCCGGTACGTGGACCGTTGACTTTGCGATGGCCGTGCCGATGTTCGGTGTCCTGACCGGGGCGACGATTCTCCTGTTTACCGTCCTCCGGACCGACCTCGTGTTGAGCGAACTCGAATCGTATGCGCTGCTGTGCGCCTATGCGGTCTTCGTCGCCTGGGTTATCGTCGAGACGGCGGGCTGGGTCGGCGGTGTGTTGCCGACCTGA
- a CDS encoding phosphoribosylaminoimidazolesuccinocarboxamide synthase, translating to MTSVKEFRVDEPATAEELGRGAFVFTDDYSVFDWGKMPDQIPDKGASLCTMGAYNFQLLEENHVPTHYEGVRLSDSDEVVDLGEALSADAAPEEMVIELTQVPDLPFENGSYDYDAYHAEADENYLIPLEIVFRNRVGVGSSLRSRTEPADHGLDYDTWPEEVVDLDKPIVEFSTKYEEQDRYLDREAADRIAGTADIDRLEELARAVNHIVTQQAAEADLVHEDGKIECLYYDGEIRVADVVGTFDENRFSYGGQQVSKEVIRQYHKRTQPEWVEAVSAAKQQADTEGVADWKSLCAESPQPLEENVIQVARDLYCAGTNAYVGGDVFDAPSLDEAVSAAGKL from the coding sequence ATGACGAGCGTCAAGGAATTCCGCGTGGACGAACCGGCGACGGCCGAGGAACTGGGCCGCGGTGCGTTCGTGTTCACGGACGACTACTCTGTATTCGACTGGGGGAAGATGCCGGACCAGATCCCCGATAAGGGCGCGTCACTGTGTACGATGGGCGCGTACAACTTCCAGCTACTGGAGGAGAACCACGTCCCGACACACTACGAGGGCGTCAGGCTCTCCGACAGCGACGAGGTGGTAGACCTCGGCGAGGCGCTGTCGGCCGACGCCGCGCCAGAGGAGATGGTCATCGAACTCACGCAGGTCCCGGACCTGCCCTTCGAGAACGGCAGCTACGACTACGACGCCTACCACGCGGAGGCCGACGAGAACTACCTCATTCCCCTAGAGATTGTCTTCCGGAACCGGGTCGGCGTCGGGTCGTCGCTGCGGTCCCGCACGGAGCCCGCAGACCACGGCCTCGACTACGACACCTGGCCCGAGGAGGTCGTTGACCTGGACAAGCCAATCGTCGAGTTTTCGACGAAATACGAGGAACAGGACCGCTACCTCGACCGCGAGGCGGCCGACCGCATCGCCGGGACGGCCGACATCGACCGCCTAGAGGAACTGGCCCGCGCGGTCAACCACATCGTCACCCAGCAGGCCGCCGAGGCCGACCTCGTCCACGAGGACGGGAAAATCGAGTGCCTGTACTACGACGGAGAGATACGCGTCGCCGACGTGGTCGGCACGTTCGACGAGAACCGCTTCTCCTACGGGGGCCAGCAGGTCTCGAAGGAGGTCATTCGCCAGTACCACAAGCGAACTCAGCCCGAGTGGGTCGAGGCCGTGAGCGCGGCCAAACAGCAGGCCGACACAGAGGGCGTCGCCGACTGGAAATCCCTCTGTGCGGAGTCGCCACAGCCGCTCGAAGAGAACGTGATTCAGGTCGCGCGGGACCTCTACTGCGCCGGCACGAACGCCTACGTCGGCGGCGACGTGTTCGACGCGCCGTCGCTTGACGAGGCCGTCAGCGCCGCGGGCAAACTCTGA
- a CDS encoding formyltetrahydrofolate deformylase, translated as MGIVTRDLTEITVVGEDDTGLIAEVTSLLFERSINIEDLDQAVREGVFRMTMRVDTSEMVTTEEKLREDLTDLGDDLGVDVQVRFPADRETQTIAVLVTKESHCLEALFEAWANGDLGADIEVVIGNHDDLEPLAAKYDVPFHDIGDEKGTPDEDQLLDLLAQYDADLIALARYMRILSPDVVFRYESRIINVHPSLLPAFPGASAYMQAIEEGVRIAGVTAHYVTTDLDQGPIITQRAFNVPDDATEEELQQIGQPLEAEALIEAIKLHLNDEVNVHRGRTKLRDPEETSAQLGAPEKLDQLNPDRPIDGLGEFVAEDDGEIEADD; from the coding sequence GTGGGTATCGTGACGCGCGATTTGACCGAGATTACAGTCGTCGGTGAGGACGACACGGGTCTCATCGCCGAAGTGACTTCGCTGCTGTTCGAGCGCAGTATCAACATCGAGGACCTCGACCAGGCCGTTCGGGAGGGGGTCTTCCGGATGACCATGCGCGTCGACACGTCCGAGATGGTGACGACGGAGGAGAAACTCCGCGAAGACCTCACCGACCTCGGTGACGACCTCGGCGTTGACGTGCAGGTCCGGTTCCCCGCCGACCGCGAGACCCAGACCATCGCCGTTCTCGTCACGAAGGAGTCACACTGTCTGGAAGCGCTGTTCGAGGCGTGGGCCAACGGCGACCTCGGAGCCGACATCGAGGTGGTCATCGGGAACCACGACGACCTCGAACCGCTGGCGGCCAAATACGACGTTCCGTTCCACGATATCGGCGACGAGAAGGGGACGCCGGACGAGGACCAGTTGCTTGACTTGCTCGCGCAGTACGACGCCGACCTCATCGCGCTGGCCCGGTACATGCGCATCCTCTCGCCCGACGTCGTCTTCCGCTACGAGAGCCGCATCATCAACGTCCACCCGAGCCTGCTGCCCGCCTTCCCCGGCGCGTCCGCATATATGCAGGCTATCGAGGAGGGCGTCCGCATCGCCGGCGTCACCGCCCACTACGTGACGACGGATCTGGACCAGGGGCCGATCATCACCCAGCGCGCTTTCAACGTCCCGGACGACGCCACCGAAGAAGAACTCCAGCAGATCGGCCAGCCGCTGGAAGCCGAGGCGCTCATCGAAGCCATCAAGCTCCACCTCAACGACGAGGTGAACGTCCACCGCGGCCGGACGAAACTGCGGGACCCAGAGGAGACCTCGGCCCAGCTTGGTGCACCGGAGAAACTCGACCAGTTGAACCCTGACCGTCCCATCGACGGCCTCGGCGAGTTCGTCGCCGAGGACGACGGTGAGATAGAGGCTGACGACTGA
- a CDS encoding GAF domain-containing protein, translated as MSDSPTVICAQPDAGERAETADALADAGLAVEEVGSVETLTEALDRSVDCVVTAFDFPDGDGFDVVDAVRSVNPACVVALYTEHAPSDLPRGSPEQVVEYVPRTVPESRERLADVAAMAAAEGTQAAYPVPETETERLAAVERYDVDQLAALDAFDRLTALMNSHFDIDVAFVGLMDEHEERFVACEGANWRTLAREDTICTHTILTDETMVVEDTHEDPRFAEVDALKQLDIRSYAGVRLTDEEGNAIGAVCCTDSEPRRYTQAELDDLQRFAAEVKEQLLFRRQLQEDA; from the coding sequence ATGAGTGATTCGCCGACCGTTATCTGTGCCCAGCCAGACGCTGGCGAGCGCGCAGAGACAGCCGACGCGCTTGCCGACGCCGGACTCGCTGTCGAGGAAGTCGGGTCCGTCGAGACGCTGACCGAAGCACTTGACCGGTCGGTCGACTGCGTTGTGACAGCCTTCGACTTCCCGGACGGCGACGGGTTCGACGTGGTAGACGCGGTCCGTTCGGTGAACCCGGCCTGTGTAGTGGCTCTCTATACGGAACACGCACCGTCAGATCTCCCCCGCGGCAGTCCCGAGCAGGTCGTCGAATACGTGCCGCGGACGGTCCCAGAATCCCGGGAGCGGCTTGCAGATGTCGCAGCCATGGCTGCCGCCGAGGGAACGCAGGCAGCCTATCCAGTTCCAGAGACTGAGACCGAACGGCTGGCAGCCGTCGAGCGGTACGATGTCGACCAGCTGGCGGCGCTCGACGCGTTCGACCGGCTGACGGCACTTATGAACAGCCACTTCGACATCGACGTGGCCTTTGTTGGCCTCATGGACGAACACGAGGAGCGGTTCGTGGCGTGTGAGGGAGCCAACTGGCGGACCCTCGCCCGCGAGGACACCATCTGCACCCACACGATTCTCACGGACGAGACCATGGTCGTCGAAGACACCCACGAAGACCCACGCTTCGCCGAGGTGGATGCGCTGAAACAGCTCGACATCAGGTCCTACGCCGGCGTCCGACTTACAGACGAGGAAGGGAATGCAATCGGTGCCGTCTGTTGCACCGACAGCGAACCACGGCGCTACACGCAGGCAGAGCTAGACGACCTCCAGCGGTTCGCTGCCGAGGTCAAGGAACAACTGCTGTTTCGACGACAGCTGCAGGAGGATGCCTGA
- a CDS encoding DUF7504 family protein, whose amino-acid sequence MSQRRDEPYTFDGLPLNPVEPGTSLLVTGPVLSGAREMGLRLLCSSDADGGTVLVATDSDATTILEDFGRHGGVLDRDRVRVIDCAQESSELPEDSVSAVNTPADLTGIGIEYSGQYESTYASGYTRVRTGIITLTPLLVYSDDVRAVYRFLNTITGRIGTADGLGVCVLDPDAHEEQVVESVAQFFDGRVDVRADREDFELRVTGLRDQSTDWTPVSAGT is encoded by the coding sequence ATGTCTCAGCGACGAGACGAGCCGTACACGTTCGACGGACTGCCACTGAATCCGGTCGAACCGGGGACGAGCTTGCTCGTGACCGGCCCCGTTCTGAGCGGGGCGCGGGAGATGGGACTGCGGCTGCTCTGTAGCTCCGACGCCGACGGCGGGACCGTCCTCGTCGCGACGGACAGCGACGCCACGACGATATTGGAGGATTTCGGGCGCCACGGCGGCGTCCTCGACCGCGACCGGGTCCGTGTCATCGACTGCGCACAGGAGAGCAGCGAGCTGCCGGAAGACAGCGTTTCGGCGGTCAACACGCCGGCGGACCTGACCGGTATCGGTATCGAGTACTCCGGCCAGTACGAGTCGACGTACGCCAGCGGCTACACGCGGGTCCGGACCGGTATCATCACGCTGACGCCGCTGCTCGTCTACAGCGACGACGTGAGGGCGGTGTACCGGTTCCTCAACACCATCACCGGTCGAATCGGAACCGCAGACGGCCTCGGCGTCTGCGTGCTCGACCCGGACGCCCACGAGGAGCAGGTCGTCGAAAGCGTGGCACAGTTCTTCGACGGGCGAGTCGACGTTCGCGCAGACCGGGAAGACTTCGAACTCCGCGTGACCGGCCTGCGCGACCAGTCGACCGACTGGACGCCGGTCAGTGCCGGGACCTGA
- the purS gene encoding phosphoribosylformylglycinamidine synthase subunit PurS: MTAFTATVTVRLKRGVLDPEAETTQRSLERLGFDLNDLRSADVFELDLDADSAEDAAERAEEMAERLLANPTIHDYDIEVTDAE, encoded by the coding sequence ATGACTGCCTTTACCGCGACCGTCACGGTCCGACTCAAGCGGGGCGTTCTCGACCCCGAGGCCGAGACGACACAGCGCTCACTGGAACGCCTCGGTTTCGACCTGAACGACCTCCGCTCGGCGGACGTGTTCGAACTCGACCTCGACGCCGACAGCGCCGAGGACGCGGCCGAACGCGCCGAAGAGATGGCCGAGCGACTCCTCGCGAATCCCACGATTCACGACTACGACATCGAGGTGACCGACGCAGAATGA
- the purQ gene encoding phosphoribosylformylglycinamidine synthase I: MTIAVIQFGGSNCDRDSVQALESLGFDAELVWHEDGLPEDVDGVVLPGGFSYGDYLRAGAMAARSPIMAEVREAASEGTPVLGICNGAQVGCESSLTPGAFTTNESARFQCEHVYLRVENADTPWTSQYEEGEVVELPIAHGEGRYEITDERLDELETEGRILFKYCDEDGTVTPEANPNGSKHSVAGVTGDSEHVAVMMPHPERATLSDLGRTDGQGVLAGFPE, encoded by the coding sequence GTGACCATCGCCGTCATCCAGTTCGGCGGCTCGAACTGCGACCGTGACTCCGTCCAAGCGCTGGAGTCACTGGGCTTCGACGCCGAACTCGTCTGGCACGAAGACGGGCTTCCCGAGGACGTCGACGGCGTTGTCCTCCCCGGCGGTTTCTCCTACGGGGATTATCTCCGTGCCGGCGCGATGGCCGCCCGCTCGCCGATCATGGCCGAAGTCCGCGAAGCCGCGAGCGAGGGAACGCCGGTACTTGGCATCTGCAATGGCGCACAGGTCGGCTGTGAGTCGTCGCTGACTCCCGGCGCGTTCACGACGAACGAGAGCGCTCGCTTCCAGTGTGAACACGTCTACCTGCGCGTCGAGAACGCCGACACGCCCTGGACCAGCCAGTACGAAGAGGGTGAGGTCGTGGAACTCCCCATCGCTCACGGCGAAGGCCGATACGAGATCACCGACGAGCGGCTGGATGAACTCGAAACCGAGGGCCGAATCCTGTTCAAGTACTGTGACGAGGACGGAACCGTCACACCCGAAGCGAACCCGAACGGCTCGAAGCACAGCGTGGCCGGCGTCACCGGCGACTCCGAACACGTCGCTGTCATGATGCCCCATCCGGAGCGTGCAACACTATCGGACCTCGGTCGGACCGACGGCCAAGGCGTGCTCGCGGGCTTCCCCGAGTAA
- a CDS encoding substrate-binding domain-containing protein translates to MPIQRREFIAAIGTGALATTAGCAQSGDSSGQTEAAAESGGGSQPGVSGETLTLTTTTSTYDTGLLDEIHPDFEDMYGVSVDAVAQGTGAALESARNGDSDIVMVHARGLEDEFMRNGYGVNRRDLMFNDFVIVGPESDPAGIQGMGSATEALTAIAESEAQFVSRGDNSGTHTKELNLWEAAGTEPGGDWYQETGTGMGEALNVANQQGAYTLSDRGTYISQRSEIDLVILVQGPIEDGPEILANPYGIMAVNPGVHDNANYDLAMAYIGWITSPDTQDAISNYQVNGEQLFFPEAVSENPDFQQYVPEGWSSDSDG, encoded by the coding sequence ATGCCGATACAACGAAGAGAGTTCATTGCGGCGATAGGGACCGGGGCGTTAGCAACTACCGCCGGGTGCGCCCAGTCCGGGGACAGCAGTGGCCAGACCGAAGCGGCAGCGGAATCCGGAGGGGGCAGTCAGCCAGGGGTGTCCGGCGAGACTCTGACGCTTACCACGACGACAAGCACGTACGACACGGGCTTGCTCGACGAGATTCACCCCGATTTCGAGGACATGTACGGGGTGTCCGTCGACGCGGTCGCACAAGGGACCGGGGCGGCCCTCGAATCGGCCCGTAACGGTGACTCGGACATAGTGATGGTCCACGCCCGCGGCCTCGAAGACGAGTTCATGCGCAACGGGTACGGGGTCAACCGCCGAGACCTGATGTTCAACGACTTCGTCATCGTCGGCCCCGAAAGCGACCCGGCAGGGATTCAGGGCATGGGATCGGCGACCGAGGCGCTGACCGCTATCGCCGAGTCGGAGGCCCAGTTCGTCTCGCGCGGGGACAACTCCGGCACCCATACGAAGGAACTCAACCTCTGGGAGGCGGCGGGAACCGAGCCGGGCGGCGACTGGTATCAGGAGACCGGGACCGGGATGGGAGAGGCGCTGAACGTCGCCAATCAGCAGGGGGCGTACACGCTCTCAGACCGCGGGACGTACATTTCCCAGCGCTCGGAAATCGACCTCGTCATCCTGGTGCAAGGACCCATCGAGGACGGGCCGGAAATCCTCGCGAACCCCTACGGGATTATGGCGGTCAACCCCGGCGTCCACGACAACGCCAACTACGACCTCGCGATGGCCTACATCGGGTGGATTACCAGCCCAGACACTCAGGACGCGATTTCGAACTATCAGGTCAACGGGGAACAGTTGTTCTTCCCCGAAGCCGTCTCCGAAAACCCAGACTTCCAGCAGTACGTTCCGGAGGGGTGGAGTAGCGACTCCGACGGGTAA
- a CDS encoding ABC transporter permease: MAVVDLPFRDGYVSSIIYVSLYVSIIAVTLSTLFSIPVAIVMGFADFPGKQFVKSVINTGMGFPSVVVGLLVLFAVSNQGPLGTLELIFTKEAMIMSQFVLATPPITAISLAAISGVDENVRDAAHVLGGTRVDVALVVLKEARYGIATAVLAGFGRAISEVGSVLIVGGNITSASGISKTRTLTTAIQLEARQGQYETAMILGAVLVALVLTINAVVVRLGDQEVQR, from the coding sequence ATGGCCGTGGTCGACCTTCCGTTCCGGGACGGCTACGTCTCGAGTATCATCTACGTCTCGCTGTACGTGAGCATCATCGCCGTGACGCTGAGCACGCTGTTCAGCATCCCGGTGGCTATCGTGATGGGCTTTGCCGACTTTCCAGGCAAGCAGTTCGTGAAATCCGTCATCAACACGGGGATGGGGTTTCCCAGCGTGGTCGTCGGCCTCCTCGTGTTGTTTGCCGTCTCCAATCAGGGACCGCTGGGGACGCTGGAGCTGATATTCACCAAGGAGGCGATGATTATGTCCCAGTTCGTCCTCGCGACGCCGCCGATTACGGCCATCAGCCTCGCGGCCATCAGCGGCGTCGACGAGAACGTCCGGGACGCCGCACACGTCCTCGGCGGGACGCGCGTCGACGTTGCGCTGGTCGTACTCAAGGAAGCGCGGTACGGGATTGCGACGGCGGTGCTTGCGGGCTTTGGCCGCGCCATCAGCGAAGTCGGGTCCGTGCTCATCGTCGGCGGAAATATCACGAGCGCGAGCGGCATCTCGAAAACACGGACGCTAACGACCGCGATTCAACTCGAAGCCCGGCAGGGCCAGTATGAGACGGCGATGATACTCGGAGCGGTGTTGGTCGCGCTCGTGTTGACGATCAACGCCGTAGTCGTCCGGTTGGGCGACCAGGAGGTGCAACGCTGA